The Pempheris klunzingeri isolate RE-2024b chromosome 15, fPemKlu1.hap1, whole genome shotgun sequence genome contains the following window.
ttagtgtgtagtggaggtctatagtgtgtgtgtgctagttagtcagtgtgttagtgtgtagtggaggtctatagtgtgtgtgtgctagttagtcagtgtgtcagtgtgtagtggaggtctatagtgtgtgtgtgtgctagttagtcagtgtgttagtgtgtagtggaggtctatagtgtgtgtgtgtgctagttagtcagtgtgtcagtgtgtagtggaggtctatagtgtgtgtgtgtgtgctagttagtcagtgtgttagtgtgtagtggaggtctatagtgtgtgtgtgctagttagtcagtgtgtcagtgtgtagtggaggtctatagtgtgtgtgtgtgctagttagtcagtgtgttagtgtgtagtggaggtctatagtgtgtgtgctagttagtcagtgtgtcagtgtgtagtggaggtctatagtgtgtgtgtgctagttagtcagtgtgttagtgtgtagtggaggtctatagtgtgtgtgtgctagttagtcagtgtgttagtgtgtagtgaaTGAAGTGTGAAATGAGTGTTTAAAGTGAGAGATTCAGTGACGACCGTGTTAGAGTTAAATATTAATTGTCGGAGCTGTCGTGTCCTGTCCTACCTGTGTCCTGTCCTACTTGCTTCCTGTCCTACTTGTGTCCTGTCCTACTTGTGTCCTGTCCTACCTGTGTCCTGTCCTACTTGTGTCCTGTCctacctgtgtcctgttctaCTTGTGTACTGTCctacctgtgtcctgttctaCCTGTGTCCTGTCCTACTTGTGTCCTGTTCTACCTGTGTCCTGTCCTACTTGTGTCCTGTTCTACCTGTGTCCTGTCCTACTTGTGTCCTGTCCTACCTGTGTCCTGTCCTACCTGTGTCCTGACctacctgtgtcctgttctaCTTGTGTCCTGTCCTACCTGTGTACTGTCctacctgtgtcctgttctaCCTGTGTCCTGTCCTACCTGTGTCCTGTCCTACCTGTGTCCTGTCCTACTTGCTTCCTGTCCTACTTGTGTCCTGTTCTACTTGTGTCCTGTCCTACTTGTGTCCTGTCCTACCTGTGTCCTGTCCTACCTGTGTCCTGACctacctgtgtcctgttctaCTTGTGTCCTGTCCTACCTGTATACTGTCctacctgtgtcctgttctaCCTGTGTCCTGTCCTACCTGTGTCCTGTCCTACCTGTGTACTGTCCTACTTGCTTCCTGTCCTACTTGTGTCCTGTCCTACCTATGTCCTGTCCTACTTGTGTACTGTCCTACTTGTGTCCTGTCCTACCTGTGTCCTGTCCTACTTGTGTACTGTCCTACTTGTGTCCTGTCctacctgtgtcctgttctaCTTGCTTCCTGTCCTACTTGTGTCCTGTTCTACCTGTGTACTGTTCTACTTGCTTCCTGTCCTACTTGTGTCCTGTCctacctgtgtcctgttctaCCTGTGTACTGTCCTACCTGTGTCCTGTCCTACCTGTGGGTCCTCGTAGATCTCGGGGTCCATGTGCATACTCTGAGGGTACAGTGCGATGTAGTCTCCTTTCCTGACGGCCACTGAACGCTCGCCGTCCAGCCGCAGACTGAAGTCCTCCTGAGCGACCCGGATGTTCATGGAGGCCGAGGACAGACGGAGGCTCTCGTTGATGGCGCTCTCTGTGGGCGGAGACACGTTAACATGTGAACATGCTCTCACTGCTGGTTTTGAAGTGTGTGGTTATGAAGGGACGTACCGAGATAGAGGAGCTTCTCCAGCTGGTCTCTGCTGAGCGTCACGTCTCTGTCGCTGCTGAACTCGACCCCGCTGACCTTCAGGACGTCGAGGACTTCCTGACGGACGACCTCCAGAGCGTCAGGCTGACTCATCAGGTAGTACATGGCCCAGAAGGAGGCGGGGATGGTGTTCCCCACGGACGCCCACAGCACGGCGAAGTGATGAGCTGTAGGTGGGAGAGGGATGAAGAGTCACTCGTGCCTATAACACCTGACCCAGACTGAGGCCGACCTGCAGGGCCACTACCTGTCTACCTGCTATCACGCTTGATTGGACACAGTATGTACGCATCACCGCAGCATTCAGAGAGACAGGGCTTTCACACCCGCAGCGAACCAGCCGGCACGTTCACACCGAAAAAAAATTGTTTCAGAACCTGAAAAGTTGGTTCTCAGCTGGAACCAAGAAATATTTGGTTCTTCCTCGCGaaccatgacatcatcagtgggCGTGTCAACAAAAGCTTGCAATAATCCATGGCCATCGCTTAAACTGGTGTGAACGCGGGCTGGTTTGCCAGAAAGCACTAACGTTCTGAGACTCCAGAACggagccagaaccagaaccagaaccatgTCTGTCTGAAAGCACTATGAGAGTCTTAATGCTGCAGgataatgttagcatgttagcagaaCCCCCGTCATGGCTTCAATCTAGGGCAGACCTGGGCATtttacggcccgcgggccacatacGGCCCTTTGGGCATCCCTGTCCGGCCCGCAGTAGGTcagtcataaacacaaatgaacaagtaTTTATGCTGTGCATGCAATAcaactgtgttgcttttattttgaaaagcctggtgttattattatttacgtAAGGACGCACGTATCTGCATCTATCTGCACGGCAACAGATGATGCTAGCCAGCTACCCCTAGCCCCCTAAAAATGTTGGCTCAcgttcaaaaaagaaaagttgattcCGAATGCCTCGTTTTCAACAAGACATGGACTGCTAAATGCAGTTGTCAAGACAAGTTATGTCATATCTCAAAAAATCACCAGAAAAAGTAAACCGTTTTCTGGCTGAGAGTTTATTAAGGAGTGTTTGGTGGACTCTGATGTGTCCAGAGAAAAAGGGTGCGTTTGAGAAGGTTCACTGTAACGAGAAGGGTCGAGGACATCACAGGAAATCTGGAGGTTCAGCTGAAGTACAGAGCGGTTCACTTCCCCCTGGCTCTGGATGAGAGCTGCGATGTATCTGACACTGGCCAGCTACAATCACAGGGAGAGAGTTCTTAACGGAGGGAAATCGAGTTTGGACAAGTTGGGACTGAAATGggacaaacattcagacattcagtcagATTTCAATGCACTTGTTGAAGCCCAAGACAGACTGGATTGTTCTCATTGAACaagtaaactgaactgaaaacaacaaaagcgCTTATTGCTTTTTGTATGAAGCTGATCAGTTGCTTCTCTTTAACATACTGCAAAACACCTTTTCAGTATTTGTGAAGATTAACAAGTTACAAATAGaatgaaacagtgatgtaatgattgtttttgttttaatactgtttattacttttataggattgttttcctcttcgaCCTACTCCACaattcataaatattatattCAATATTATAttcaataatattaatatttacagaATGTTCTTATACTTCTGATTACCAGTAGCAGCTAATCAAAGTATATGATTGACTGCCTTTTACAATgggagaaaattaatattgagcCGAATCAAGTTCAAGTTATCGTTGGTTCGGCCCTCCAAAACAGTTCAGGTTGTTCATGTGGCCCCCTGTAGAAATTAATTGCCCAGCCCTGCTCTAGGGTTTAATTAACCCTTCGTGATGACAGATGAGATGACACTGACTGGTTTTTACTAGTCTGGGGGCTCCTGAAGCAGGTTTCCAGTGTTGTAATGAAGCTAAAACAGCCACAGCGGTCGTCTGGTCACAGGGTGTCTGGGGTCTGTACTCATCAAAGGTAGTTCTTTTAACCACAACCACCATCTTTCCTGAACTCTGACCAGGTACGTTTCCTACACCTGGACCACAGAGGTGACAGGTCAGAGAGGCTCACCTGAGCTCTTCAGAATCAATCTACTCGAGTTTCTAAAGACGTGTCAGGTCAAACCGTGTCGTCTACCTGCTTTGTCGACGTCCCTCAACGTGTCGTACTGCTCAAACAGCTCAGAGCGGCTCCTGATGAACTGCGACGTGTTGGACCAGCGCGACATGTTGTGCGGCAGGAAGTAGTTGATCAGCTTGCTGCGGATGGCCTTGGTCTGTCCCAGCAGCCAGATGGGGATCTGAGCGATGAGCAGGGGGAACATGGTGTCGAACCGGACGAAGTCCTCCCTCAGGACGCCCATACCGATGTGGCGGCTGGCGGCCGCCGGCCTACCGTACATGGTGAGGAAGGTGGCCTCAAACATGACCGAGTTGCAGAAGTCGTACATGGCGCCGCTCTTCCAGGTGCCTTTTGCCCCGGGTCGCTCGCCCAAGTGATCCTGCCGAAACACCAGCATGAGGTTACCCATCATGCTCTCTGTCAGGGTGGTGAGGCTGTCTCCCTGCAGGAGCTGGTAGGAGCGGCCGATCTGCTCCTGCAGGCCGGGGAAGCTCCCGCTGATGATGGGCGGGTAGCCAAAGGTGAAGGGCGCCACCTTGTCAGAGAACTCGTTGAAGTCCAGCTGGCGGCCATGTTTGATGATGTTTGGATACAGCAGAGGGTCCATGATGAAGGTCATGTATTTACCTGCAGGACAGAGGACACCTGAGTGAATGCTGAGATTTATCTGCGTTTGGTCGGCTCAGCGTTTCTCCTAAATAAGTTCAGTGGGTCAGTGGAGAGACACGAAGCTGAGTCTTTAATTTATCTTCACCATCGTCTGCTATTATGTCTGGACGATTCTTTTTGAATAACATAAATGATGTTTTCATGCTTTAATCCACATTAACTAATAAAAGGCCTTAAAAAGTATGAAATAGTCTTAAACTCTTAAATATTTATCTATTAtaacaatatttttataaaagctGAGCTCTAAAATGTGTCGATCATCTGTTCAATCTACAGGTAGTAAACTGTGTAGAAATATTTGGACAAATGTCCTTTAACTCAACCAgttattgtcattttgctgagacagagacacattcaGGTATCCAGTAGCTCTCACAGCCAGTGTTCACACAATAAGtaagagaaaggagaaataaaaagcCATATTATAAGGTTTACTGAGGAGAGTGCCACTACTGATGGATGAATTAACTTAATGGACAAATACACTGAAGCTTTTAAATGTGCTGAACCAGATGTTGACCAGTCAGTGGGCGTggccaccatcaccatcacacCTGTTGGACTGTGCACCGTTTTGAAGTTCGGCTTTTGGGACGTCGGCATCAGAAGTGATGCTCATACTACAAagacctctgattggtcaggttcagtcaggaccctcctctgattggtcaggttcagtcaggaccctcctctgattggtcaggttcagacaggaccctcctctgattggtcaggttcagacaggaccctcctctgattgatcaggttcagtcaggaccctcctctgattggtcaggttcagacaggaccctcctctgattggtcaggttcagtcaggaccctcctctgattggtcaggttcagtcaggaccctcctctgattggtcagtgaccctcttcctggtgtatcttcctctaaatggaccatcactgactacatgaacgtcctgctgtgctgaagaagactgtaaactagagactgagagcagaaactgttcactgagctgataaatcatttcctcattgacttccatccaatcagacttctgtttggagccggtggagtcgccccctgctggacactagagaggaagcagctttaaggctcttcagcatcggcttcactgttcagacccagaggacaccgacactctatacgcagactgataccgaccaatcagaggacgcttctttacagactgataccgaccaatcagaggacgcttctttacagactgataccgaccaatcagaggacgcttctttatacagactgataccgaccaatcagaggacgcttctttacagactgataccgaccaatcagaggacgcttctttatacagactgataccgaccaatcagaggacgcttctttatagactgataccgaccaatcagaggacgcttctttacagactgataccgaccaatcagaggacgcttctttacagactgataccgaccaatcagaggacgcttctttacagactgataccgaccaatcagaggacgcttctttacagactgataccgaccaatcagaggacgcttctttacagactgataccgaccaatcagaggacgcttctttacagactgataccgaccaatcagaggacgcttctttacagactgataccgaccaatcagaggacgcttctttacagactgataccgaccaatcagaggacgcttctttatagactgataccgaccaatcagaggacgcttctttatacagactgataccgaccaatcagaggacgcttctttatagactgataccgaccaatcagaggacggtTTAAATACCTGCTATCTTTACGGTGAAAACGTCTCCAAACTTCTTCTTATGCTCTTCAAGAAACATGTGTGCGTCTCTTCCGAACTCCAGAGCCTTTCCGATGTAAGGAATCCAGCCTGTGATCAGCGGAggttctccctccctcctacagacacacagaggagaacgTTCTGCTGTGGTGATGTCTAGtacagtactggtactgttactgtacccacagtactggtactgatactgtaaccacagtactggtactgttactgtacccacagtactggtactggtactgtaaccacagtactggtactggtactttaactacagtactggtactttaaccacagtactggtactggtactgttactgtacccacagtactggtactttaactacagtactggtactttaaccacagtagtggtactggtactgtaaccacagtactggtactggtactttaactacagtactggtactggtactgtaaccacagtactagtactggtactttaactacagtactgatactttaaccacagtactggcactgatactttaaccacagtactggtactggtactgtaaccacagtactagtactggtactttaactacagtactgatactttaaccacagtactggcactggtactttaaccacagtactggtactgtaactacagtactggtactgtaaccacagtactggtactggtactttaactatagtactggtactttaactattactatttactattttttcttttactattgcttctcttcactctccctgttctattgttgctgctgtaacatgagaatttccccctgtgggagatcaaataaagaaaagtctaaagtctaaagtctgaaccacagtactggtactttaaccacagtactggtactttaaccacagtactggtactttaaccacagtactggtactttaaccacagtactggtactggtactgtaaccacagtactggtactgtaaccacagtactgatactttaaccacagtactggtactgatactttaaccacagtactggtgctttaaccacagtactggtactttaaccacagtactggtactttaaccacagtactggtactggtactgtaaccacagtactgatactttaaccacagtactggtactttaaccacagtactggtactttaaccacagtactggtactggtactgtaaccacagtactggtactggtactttaactacagtactggtactgtaaccaccgtactggtactggtactttaaccacagtactgatactttaaccacagtactggtactggtactgtaaccacagtactagtactggtactttaactacagtactgatactttaaccacagtactggcactgatactttaaccacagtactggtactggtactgtaaccacagtactagtactggtactttaactacagtactgatactttaaccacagtactggcactggtactttaaccacagtactggtactgtaactacagtactggtactgtaaccacagtactggtactggtactttaactatagtactggtactttaactattactatttactattttttcttttactattgcttctcttcactctccctgttctattgttgctgctgtaacatgagaatttccccctgtgggagatcaaataaagaaaagtctaaagtctaaagtctgaaccacagtactggtactttaaccacagtactggtactttaactacagtactggtactttaaccacagtactgatactgtaaccacagtactggtactggtactgtaaccacagtactggtactttaaccacagtactggtactttaaccacagtactggtactgtaaccacagtactgatactttaaccacagtactggtactgatactttaaccacagtactggtactttaaccacagtactggtactgatactttaaccacagtactggtactgatactttaaccacagtactggtactttaaccacagtactggtactgatactttaaccacagtactggtactgtaaccacagtactggtactttaaccacagtactgatactgtaaccacagtactggtactttaaccacagtactgatactgtaaccacagtactggtactgtaaccacagtactggtactttaaccacagtactgatactgtaaccacagtactggtactgtaaccacagtactggtactttaaccacagtactggtactttaaccacagtactgatactgtaaccacagtactggcactggtactttaaccacagtactggtactttaaccacagtactgatactttaaccacagtactggtactttaaccacagtactgatactgtaaccacagtactgatactttaaccacagtactgatactttaaccacagtactggtactgtaaccacagtactggtactgatactttaaccacagtactggtactgatactttaacca
Protein-coding sequences here:
- the cyp7b1 gene encoding cytochrome P450 7B1 — its product is MSALLLLLLGLLSLILCVLRGRNRREGEPPLITGWIPYIGKALEFGRDAHMFLEEHKKKFGDVFTVKIAGKYMTFIMDPLLYPNIIKHGRQLDFNEFSDKVAPFTFGYPPIISGSFPGLQEQIGRSYQLLQGDSLTTLTESMMGNLMLVFRQDHLGERPGAKGTWKSGAMYDFCNSVMFEATFLTMYGRPAAASRHIGMGVLREDFVRFDTMFPLLIAQIPIWLLGQTKAIRSKLINYFLPHNMSRWSNTSQFIRSRSELFEQYDTLRDVDKAAHHFAVLWASVGNTIPASFWAMYYLMSQPDALEVVRQEVLDVLKVSGVEFSSDRDVTLSRDQLEKLLYLESAINESLRLSSASMNIRVAQEDFSLRLDGERSVAVRKGDYIALYPQSMHMDPEIYEDPQTFRLDRYIQDGREKTDFYKDGQKLKYYRMPFGSGSSMCPGRYFAINEIKQFLCLLLLYFDLQLEEGQTRATVDSSRAGLGILLPTTDARFRYRPRTVQPAQTCQ